A single genomic interval of bacterium harbors:
- a CDS encoding diaminopimelate epimerase, which produces MKRTLTFYKISATGNDFILFDNRTALLESRRDAAFFSRLCQPHTAVGADGVILLEQSDRADFRYVHVNSDGSLAEMCGNGSRAVSWFAQKLGVVQDQASFEINGHLYHSTIHGLTVTTDFIPAGRPMLSLPVIEEPALQCGGLIDTGVPHLVIFVDQVAKVDVAGVGRKYRHHPFFPKGTNVDFVQPGKENELSVRTFERGVEAETLACGTGAVAAALIAHVRKGMGSPCRVRFPGGIVQVDFSDDFHTIRLTGEVTPVFHGVLEEPFHA; this is translated from the coding sequence ATGAAAAGAACTTTGACCTTTTACAAGATCTCGGCGACGGGCAACGACTTTATCCTGTTCGATAACCGCACGGCACTGCTGGAAAGCCGGCGCGACGCGGCTTTTTTCAGCCGGCTCTGCCAACCGCATACCGCGGTGGGTGCGGATGGAGTGATTCTGCTAGAACAAAGCGACCGGGCTGATTTCCGCTATGTGCATGTTAATTCCGACGGTTCCTTGGCAGAGATGTGCGGTAACGGTTCCCGTGCGGTCTCCTGGTTCGCCCAGAAACTGGGCGTGGTGCAGGACCAAGCCTCATTTGAGATCAACGGCCATCTCTATCATTCTACCATTCATGGCCTTACCGTCACCACGGATTTCATCCCCGCCGGTCGTCCCATGCTGTCGCTTCCGGTGATCGAAGAGCCTGCGCTGCAGTGCGGCGGCCTGATCGATACCGGCGTGCCGCATCTGGTGATTTTCGTGGATCAGGTGGCTAAAGTCGATGTCGCTGGAGTGGGCCGAAAATACCGGCATCATCCGTTTTTCCCCAAGGGGACCAATGTTGACTTTGTTCAGCCTGGCAAAGAGAACGAGCTGTCGGTGCGCACGTTCGAACGCGGCGTGGAAGCCGAAACCCTGGCCTGCGGAACCGGCGCCGTCGCCGCGGCGCTGATCGCACATGTGCGCAAAGGGATGGGTTCTCCCTGCCGGGTGCGCTTCCCGGGAGGCATAGTGCAGGTCGATTTCAGCGACGATTTTCACACCATCCGTCTGACCGGCGAAGTCACGCCCGTCTTTCACGGCGTGCTGGAGGAGCCATTCCATGCATAA